From Etheostoma spectabile isolate EspeVRDwgs_2016 chromosome 19, UIUC_Espe_1.0, whole genome shotgun sequence, the proteins below share one genomic window:
- the ripk3 gene encoding receptor-interacting serine/threonine-protein kinase 3 isoform X1, whose amino-acid sequence MALSSCQAPIIVEDSSLEGWTVIGSGGFGQIYKARHRQWGCDVAIKLLHYDDGSSESLLREIDMMRQGSSPYAIQVRGVFRGRVPNSVLSTQLGLVMELMERGSLASLQETLCGAQPLPLVFRLAHQVALGLNFLHSLSPPILHLDLKPSNVLLDFYLNAKLTDFGLARYYHSVTRVSKKNSGEEGGTISYMPPEAFHVSYKPTLASDIYSYGILLWSIVTGRQPYAYAQSSLVRLRIPEGDRPLLDEIRVQALGRAGLTELMKLMERCWDKKPDQRPSSLECTTQTEELYKLHKHAINDAVHQVLKKLDQRKEETVIEQIGRVHITQPLAGERFEAVNVYDNAPTGGPPIQEMAGGCTATQTDNARVKDLPSVRPANVCYADAPCPSTEYHLKKSSVCPIGSSMPSPSTGRSTQSRTAKPPQPAFRPNLSSQYHRQFSSPDTFLCHPAPGFQIQLCNVTGLQHGNNNTMNIEFIDPSDRKRHPTAPSRVDLPPPHPGSWKDKTGGV is encoded by the exons ATGGCACTGAGTAGCTGTCAAGCTCCTATAATTGTGGAAGACTCCAGCTTGGAGGGCTGGACGGTGATTGGATCCGGGGGTTTTGGACAAATCTACAAAGCCAGGCATCGTCAGTGGGGCTGCGATGTGGCCATTAAACTGCTTCATTATGATGACGG gagcagTGAGTCTTTGCTGCGTGAGATCGACATGATGCGTCAAGGAAGCAGCCCGTATGCTATTCAGGTCCGAGGGGTCTTCAGGGGTCGAGTGCCCAACTCTGTCTTGTCAACACAGCTCGGTCTGGTCATGGAGTTAATGGAAAGAGGATCACTGGCCTCCCTACAG GAAACCTTATGTGGAGCTCAGCCGTTGCCATTGGTCTTCAGACTGGCACACCAAGTGGCTCTGGGCTTAAACTTCCTCCACAGTCTGTCCCCTCCCATCCTCCACCTGGACCTGAAGCCCAGCAACGTGCTGCTGGATTTCTATCTCAACGCCAAG CTTACAGATTTTGGCCTTGCCCGGTATTACCACAGTGTCACGCGGGTTTCCAAGAAGAACAGTGGAGAGGAAGGGGGGACGATCAGCTACATGCCACCGGAGGCGTTCCATGTCTCGTACAAGCCAACCCTAGCATCTGACATCTACAG tTATGGTATACTCTTATGGTCCATTGTCACAGGGAGACAACCATATGCAT ATGCACAGTCCAGCTTAGTGCGGCTTCGCATCCCCGAGGGAGACCGTCCATTGCTGGACGAGATCAGGGTCCAGGCTTTGGGGCGTGCAGGGTTGACAGAACTGATGAAGCTCATGGAGAGATGCTGGGACAAAAAACCCGATCAAAGGCCCTCCTCCCTTG AGTGTACAACGCAGACAGAAGAACTGTATAaattacacaaacatgcaatTAATGACGCTGTCCATCAAGTGCTGAAGAAACTG gACCAACGGAAAGAAGAAACAGTGATTGAGCAGATTGGGCGGGTTCATATCACTCAGCCTTTAG CGGGTGAGCGTTTTGAAGCGGTGAACGTTTATGATAACGCACCCACAGGTGGCCCACCAATTCAG GAAATGGCTGGCGGTTGCACCGCAACTCAAACAGACAATGCACGAGTTAAAG ATCTGCCTTCAGTTAGACCTGCAAATGTGTGTTATGCTGACGCGCCCTGCCCATCGACAGAATATCATTTGAAAAAGTCCTCTGTTTGCCCCATTGGATCGTCAATGCCATCTCCTTCGACTGGGAGGTCAACTCAAAGCAGAACAGCAAAACCTCCCCAGCCGGCTTTTAGACCAAATCTGTCTTCACAGTACCAc CGTCAGTTTTCCAGCCCCGACACTTTCCTCTGCCATCCTGCCCCTGGATTCCAAATTCAACTTTGCAATGTAACCGGATTACAGCatggcaacaacaacaccaTGAACATCGAATTTATAGACCCCTCAGACAGGAAACGGCACCCGACAGCACCATCTAGGGTCGACCTCCCACCGCCACATCCAGGAAGCTGGAAGGACAAGACAGGAGGGGTTTAG
- the ripk3 gene encoding receptor-interacting serine/threonine-protein kinase 3 isoform X3, translating into MALSSCQAPIIVEDSSLEGWTVIGSGGFGQIYKARHRQWGCDVAIKLLHYDDGSSESLLREIDMMRQGSSPYAIQVRGVFRGRVPNSVLSTQLGLVMELMERGSLASLQLTDFGLARYYHSVTRVSKKNSGEEGGTISYMPPEAFHVSYKPTLASDIYSYGILLWSIVTGRQPYAYAQSSLVRLRIPEGDRPLLDEIRVQALGRAGLTELMKLMERCWDKKPDQRPSSLECTTQTEELYKLHKHAINDAVHQVLKKLDQRKEETVIEQIGRVHITQPLAGERFEAVNVYDNAPTGGPPIQEMAGGCTATQTDNARVKDLPSVRPANVCYADAPCPSTEYHLKKSSVCPIGSSMPSPSTGRSTQSRTAKPPQPAFRPNLSSQYHRQFSSPDTFLCHPAPGFQIQLCNVTGLQHGNNNTMNIEFIDPSDRKRHPTAPSRVDLPPPHPGSWKDKTGGV; encoded by the exons ATGGCACTGAGTAGCTGTCAAGCTCCTATAATTGTGGAAGACTCCAGCTTGGAGGGCTGGACGGTGATTGGATCCGGGGGTTTTGGACAAATCTACAAAGCCAGGCATCGTCAGTGGGGCTGCGATGTGGCCATTAAACTGCTTCATTATGATGACGG gagcagTGAGTCTTTGCTGCGTGAGATCGACATGATGCGTCAAGGAAGCAGCCCGTATGCTATTCAGGTCCGAGGGGTCTTCAGGGGTCGAGTGCCCAACTCTGTCTTGTCAACACAGCTCGGTCTGGTCATGGAGTTAATGGAAAGAGGATCACTGGCCTCCCTACAG CTTACAGATTTTGGCCTTGCCCGGTATTACCACAGTGTCACGCGGGTTTCCAAGAAGAACAGTGGAGAGGAAGGGGGGACGATCAGCTACATGCCACCGGAGGCGTTCCATGTCTCGTACAAGCCAACCCTAGCATCTGACATCTACAG tTATGGTATACTCTTATGGTCCATTGTCACAGGGAGACAACCATATGCAT ATGCACAGTCCAGCTTAGTGCGGCTTCGCATCCCCGAGGGAGACCGTCCATTGCTGGACGAGATCAGGGTCCAGGCTTTGGGGCGTGCAGGGTTGACAGAACTGATGAAGCTCATGGAGAGATGCTGGGACAAAAAACCCGATCAAAGGCCCTCCTCCCTTG AGTGTACAACGCAGACAGAAGAACTGTATAaattacacaaacatgcaatTAATGACGCTGTCCATCAAGTGCTGAAGAAACTG gACCAACGGAAAGAAGAAACAGTGATTGAGCAGATTGGGCGGGTTCATATCACTCAGCCTTTAG CGGGTGAGCGTTTTGAAGCGGTGAACGTTTATGATAACGCACCCACAGGTGGCCCACCAATTCAG GAAATGGCTGGCGGTTGCACCGCAACTCAAACAGACAATGCACGAGTTAAAG ATCTGCCTTCAGTTAGACCTGCAAATGTGTGTTATGCTGACGCGCCCTGCCCATCGACAGAATATCATTTGAAAAAGTCCTCTGTTTGCCCCATTGGATCGTCAATGCCATCTCCTTCGACTGGGAGGTCAACTCAAAGCAGAACAGCAAAACCTCCCCAGCCGGCTTTTAGACCAAATCTGTCTTCACAGTACCAc CGTCAGTTTTCCAGCCCCGACACTTTCCTCTGCCATCCTGCCCCTGGATTCCAAATTCAACTTTGCAATGTAACCGGATTACAGCatggcaacaacaacaccaTGAACATCGAATTTATAGACCCCTCAGACAGGAAACGGCACCCGACAGCACCATCTAGGGTCGACCTCCCACCGCCACATCCAGGAAGCTGGAAGGACAAGACAGGAGGGGTTTAG
- the ripk3 gene encoding receptor-interacting serine/threonine-protein kinase 3 isoform X2, translating into MALSSCQAPIIVEDSSLEGWTVIGSGGFGQIYKARHRQWGCDVAIKLLHYDDGSSESLLREIDMMRQGSSPYAIQVRGVFRGRVPNSVLSTQLGLVMELMERGSLASLQETLCGAQPLPLVFRLAHQVALGLNFLHSLSPPILHLDLKPSNVLLDFYLNAKLTDFGLARYYHSVTRVSKKNSGEEGGTISYMPPEAFHVSYKPTLASDIYSYGILLWSIVTGRQPYAYAQSSLVRLRIPEGDRPLLDEIRVQALGRAGLTELMKLMERCWDKKPDQRPSSLECTTQTEELYKLHKHAINDAVHQVLKKLDQRKEETVIEQIGRVHITQPLAGERFEAVNVYDNAPTGGPPIQEMAGGCTATQTDNARVKDLPSVRPANVCYKSSVCPIGSSMPSPSTGRSTQSRTAKPPQPAFRPNLSSQYHRQFSSPDTFLCHPAPGFQIQLCNVTGLQHGNNNTMNIEFIDPSDRKRHPTAPSRVDLPPPHPGSWKDKTGGV; encoded by the exons ATGGCACTGAGTAGCTGTCAAGCTCCTATAATTGTGGAAGACTCCAGCTTGGAGGGCTGGACGGTGATTGGATCCGGGGGTTTTGGACAAATCTACAAAGCCAGGCATCGTCAGTGGGGCTGCGATGTGGCCATTAAACTGCTTCATTATGATGACGG gagcagTGAGTCTTTGCTGCGTGAGATCGACATGATGCGTCAAGGAAGCAGCCCGTATGCTATTCAGGTCCGAGGGGTCTTCAGGGGTCGAGTGCCCAACTCTGTCTTGTCAACACAGCTCGGTCTGGTCATGGAGTTAATGGAAAGAGGATCACTGGCCTCCCTACAG GAAACCTTATGTGGAGCTCAGCCGTTGCCATTGGTCTTCAGACTGGCACACCAAGTGGCTCTGGGCTTAAACTTCCTCCACAGTCTGTCCCCTCCCATCCTCCACCTGGACCTGAAGCCCAGCAACGTGCTGCTGGATTTCTATCTCAACGCCAAG CTTACAGATTTTGGCCTTGCCCGGTATTACCACAGTGTCACGCGGGTTTCCAAGAAGAACAGTGGAGAGGAAGGGGGGACGATCAGCTACATGCCACCGGAGGCGTTCCATGTCTCGTACAAGCCAACCCTAGCATCTGACATCTACAG tTATGGTATACTCTTATGGTCCATTGTCACAGGGAGACAACCATATGCAT ATGCACAGTCCAGCTTAGTGCGGCTTCGCATCCCCGAGGGAGACCGTCCATTGCTGGACGAGATCAGGGTCCAGGCTTTGGGGCGTGCAGGGTTGACAGAACTGATGAAGCTCATGGAGAGATGCTGGGACAAAAAACCCGATCAAAGGCCCTCCTCCCTTG AGTGTACAACGCAGACAGAAGAACTGTATAaattacacaaacatgcaatTAATGACGCTGTCCATCAAGTGCTGAAGAAACTG gACCAACGGAAAGAAGAAACAGTGATTGAGCAGATTGGGCGGGTTCATATCACTCAGCCTTTAG CGGGTGAGCGTTTTGAAGCGGTGAACGTTTATGATAACGCACCCACAGGTGGCCCACCAATTCAG GAAATGGCTGGCGGTTGCACCGCAACTCAAACAGACAATGCACGAGTTAAAG ATCTGCCTTCAGTTAGACCTGCAAATGTGTGTTAT AAGTCCTCTGTTTGCCCCATTGGATCGTCAATGCCATCTCCTTCGACTGGGAGGTCAACTCAAAGCAGAACAGCAAAACCTCCCCAGCCGGCTTTTAGACCAAATCTGTCTTCACAGTACCAc CGTCAGTTTTCCAGCCCCGACACTTTCCTCTGCCATCCTGCCCCTGGATTCCAAATTCAACTTTGCAATGTAACCGGATTACAGCatggcaacaacaacaccaTGAACATCGAATTTATAGACCCCTCAGACAGGAAACGGCACCCGACAGCACCATCTAGGGTCGACCTCCCACCGCCACATCCAGGAAGCTGGAAGGACAAGACAGGAGGGGTTTAG